A single region of the Glycine max cultivar Williams 82 chromosome 20, Glycine_max_v4.0, whole genome shotgun sequence genome encodes:
- the LOC100793776 gene encoding triacylglycerol lipase 2, whose protein sequence is MTCIHLPLIMQFLANYCFCWSQVTTEDGYILSLQRMPAGRSGEKADKPPVLLQHGIFSDASTWLVNSPDESLGFILADNEYDVWLANVRGTKYSSGHTSLIPNDTAYWDWSWDELASNDLPAFVQYVYNYTGQRIHHASHSLGTLMALAAFSQGQVLSMLRSASLLCPIAYMNQIPSIPTKLAADTFIANDLYWLGIREFNPNGRGGAASKFVEYICNKLKLNCSNLVSLVTGPNCCLNSSSTDSSIEPTATKNLIHLSQMIRTGKIAKYDYCGQGQNMQHYGQPVPPLYDMTAIPNEFPLFLSYGGQDYLSDVKDVQVLINDLKDHDRNKLVVLFKEDYAHLDFVRAVNAKQMIYDPMISFFNVN, encoded by the exons ATGACTTGCATCCACTTGCCATTGATTATGCAATTTTTAgcaaattattgtttttgttggaGTCAGGTTACCACAGAGGATGGCTACATCCTGAGCTTGCAGAGGATGCCAGCTGGGCGGTCCGGTGAGAAAGCTGACAAGCCGCCCGTGCTATTACAACATGGTATCTTTAGT GATGCTTCAACATGGCTGGTAAATTCTCCAGATGAATCATTGGGATTTATCTTAGCAGACAACGAGTATGATGTGTGGCTTGCCAATGTTCGTGGGACAAAATACAGCAGCGGGCACACATCGCTTATTCCTAATGACACG GCTTATTGGGATTGGTCATGGGATGAGTTGGctagtaatgatcttcctgctTTTGTCCAATATGTGTACAACTATACTGGTCAGAGAATACACCATGCAAGTCATTCCTTG GGAACTTTAATGGCTTTAGCTGCTTTCTCTCAAGGGCAAGTGCTGAGCATGTTGAGATCAGCTTCATTACTTTGCCCAATTGCTTATATGAATCAGATTCCATCAATACCAACAAAACTTGCTGCAGACACATTTATAGCTAAT GACTTGTACTGGTTAGGAATCCGTGAATTCAATCCAAACGG CAGGGGTGGTGCTGCATCAAAATTTGTGGAATACATCTGcaataaactaaaattgaaCTGCTCAAACCTAGTGTCACTTGTCACAG GTCCAAACTGCTGCCTAAATTCATCCAGCACAGATAGCTCTATTGAGCCAACAGCAACTAAGAATTTGATCCATCTATCTCAAA TGATCAGAACAGGAAAAATAGCAAAGTATGATTATTGTGGCCAAGGACAAAATATGCAGCACTATGGACAACCAGTTCCTCCTCTTTATGACATGACGGCAATTCCAAATGAATTCCCTCTTTTTCTCAGCTATGGAGGGCAAGACTATCTATCTGATGTAAAGGATGTGCAGGTTTTGATCAATGACCTCAAAGATCATGATAGGAACAAGCTCGTGGTACTGTTCAAGGAAGATTATGCTCACCTTGATTTTGTTAGGGCTGTCAATGCTAAACAAATGATTTATGATCCTATGATATCTTTCTTTAATGTTAATTGA
- the LOC100794298 gene encoding probable E3 ubiquitin-protein ligase RHA4A — translation MSLPQTATSPPPHLYPQELQLKLYQAFIFSIPILFSIILFLLFYLFYLKRRASSLSSSSHLLPRTIANPPTTTPYHSSPCRLDLTLQFLDKLPRILFDEDLLARDSLCCVCLGEFELKEEVLQIPYCKHVFHFECIHHWLQSNSTCPLCRCSIIPTTKFLNPAPPINIISSDPPQHGAIISDSPLQLPPQPQDHQEEVVGASSNAANLSRE, via the exons ATGAGTCTTCCACAAACTGCAACTAGCCCTCCTCCACATCTGTATCCACAGGAACTTCAGCTTAAGCTTTACCAAGCCTTCATATTCTCAATTCCAATACTCTTCTCCATCATTCTCTTCCTCTTGTTTTACTTGTTCTACCTTAAGAGAAGGGCTTCCTCTCTATCTTCCTCTTCTCACTTGCTTCCAAGGACCATTGCCAATCCACCAACCACCACTCCGTATCATTCCTCA CCTTGTCGTTTGGATCTGACCCTCCAATTCCTGGATAAACTTCCAAGAATTTTATTTGATGAGGATTTGCTGGCAAGGGATTCACt ATGTTGTGTTTGTCTGGGGGAATTTGAGCTGAAGGAAGAGGTGCTACAGATACCCTATTGCAAGCACGTGTTCCACTTCGAATGCATACATCACTGGCTGCAATCAAACTCCACTTGTCCACTTTGTAGATGTTCCATCATCCCCACTACCAAGTTCCTCAACCCAGCACCCcctattaatattatatcatcAGACCCACCCCAGCATGGTGCTATCATTTCGGACTCCCCATTACAATTGCCACCTCAGCCACAAGACCATCAAGAAGAAGTTGTTGGTGCTTCCTCAAATGCTGCTAATTTGTCAAGGGAATGa
- the LOC102661160 gene encoding uncharacterized protein — MAVQFIHDRVEMECLEGAWETLEGNARCRFRGTIRLTATSLVHPEEPARTLQHIVEWILPTPTPYLLVEPVQVIEVTSSEEDPEELPPEPAVDALDFIEGDEDPLPEVDSPEDVMSASEADSTEESGPGGIATSGGSSS, encoded by the coding sequence atggcagtGCAGTTCATCCATgaccgagtggagatggagtgcctagagggagcttgggagacccttgaaggcaatgcgaggtgccgattccgtggcacgATCCGACTCACGGCTACTTCGTTGGTACATCCAGAGGAACCAGCACGCACGCTTCAGCACATTGTGGAGTGGAtattacctacacctactccatatctactagtggagccagtccaagtgattgaggtgacgtcatctgaggaggacccagaggagttacctcctgagcctgctgtggatgctcttgactttatAGAGGGTGacgaggacccactccctgaggtggattctcccgaggacgtcatgtcggcatctgaggcagactctacggaggagagCGGTCCCGGAGGGATAGCGACTAGTGGAGgttcttcatcatag